One genomic window of Desulfitobacterium chlororespirans DSM 11544 includes the following:
- a CDS encoding DUF5665 domain-containing protein, with translation MTASKKKVRHAKEDPERVDKGTDEARLPNNEPLDWDELRDKVTELYLVLERINLTEYIAYLNNPRRLLWLNFGVGLVKGLGGAIGATLLLGLLVMFLKRLVLLNLPVIGGVIGEIVKLVNAHNGY, from the coding sequence TTGACGGCCTCCAAAAAGAAAGTCAGACATGCAAAAGAAGATCCAGAACGGGTTGACAAAGGGACCGATGAAGCCCGGCTGCCCAATAATGAACCTCTGGATTGGGACGAGCTGCGGGATAAGGTAACGGAGCTTTATCTGGTACTGGAAAGGATCAATCTCACAGAATATATTGCCTATCTCAACAACCCCCGGCGGCTGCTTTGGCTTAATTTTGGCGTGGGGCTGGTTAAAGGCTTGGGAGGAGCCATCGGGGCTACTCTCTTACTGGGCCTGTTGGTGATGTTTTTGAAGCGTCTGGTTTTACTTAACCTTCCGGTGATCGGCGGAGTTATCGGCGAAATCGTCAAGCTCGTCAATGCCCATAATGGATATTAG
- a CDS encoding TraR/DksA C4-type zinc finger protein produces the protein MDTSKYAQLIEQLKKDKEEAWATAQGLITGDMRESIAELSLIDNHPADIATEVYERSRDVAIHDRLRHRIQAIDSALQRYEEGKYGLCEHCQKEIPLGRLEALPFTTVCTECSRLEEKEEQHSLHRDPVEEEILDMPFARTFNDGKDQVGFDGEDSWQAVARFGTSDTLQDLGTNHDLSDPNSFYEHGDEVIGAVQAVETIEVELEPGHANTVYYGKKHGRT, from the coding sequence ATGGATACCAGTAAATACGCCCAGCTTATTGAACAACTGAAGAAAGATAAAGAGGAGGCTTGGGCAACAGCTCAGGGACTGATTACGGGAGATATGAGAGAATCCATCGCCGAGCTTTCCTTAATCGACAACCATCCGGCGGATATTGCCACTGAGGTTTATGAACGTTCCCGGGATGTGGCCATCCACGACCGGCTTCGCCACCGCATCCAGGCTATTGACTCCGCCCTTCAGCGTTATGAGGAGGGAAAGTACGGCCTGTGTGAGCATTGTCAAAAAGAGATTCCCCTGGGAAGGCTTGAAGCGTTGCCCTTTACTACCGTCTGCACGGAATGCAGCCGTCTCGAGGAAAAGGAAGAGCAGCATTCCCTGCATCGGGACCCTGTGGAAGAAGAGATTCTGGACATGCCTTTCGCCAGGACCTTTAATGATGGCAAGGATCAGGTGGGCTTTGATGGGGAAGATTCCTGGCAGGCTGTGGCCCGCTTCGGCACCTCGGATACCCTGCAGGATTTAGGAACCAATCATGATTTGAGTGATCCGAACAGCTTTTATGAGCATGGGGATGAAGTCATCGGTGCCGTGCAAGCTGTGGAAACCATCGAGGTAGAACTGGAGCCCGGGCATGCCAATACAGTGTATTATGGGAAAAAGCACGGCCGGACCTAG
- the lspA gene encoding signal peptidase II — MLIWITIGVIWAIDRVLKVLIQGNFVVGESVPVIPDFFHLTYVLNPGAAFGLLPGRTWIFIPAAVIVCAGIIYAQFKIPRQEWLMRLTLGLIGGGALGNLYDRLFIGKVVDYLDFQIWPFVFNFADSAIVVGVGLLMILMLFEDRKERKAE; from the coding sequence TTGCTGATATGGATAACGATTGGGGTTATTTGGGCCATTGACCGTGTACTGAAGGTTTTAATTCAGGGGAACTTTGTCGTGGGGGAATCGGTCCCTGTTATCCCTGACTTTTTTCACTTGACTTATGTTCTGAATCCGGGAGCTGCTTTTGGATTGCTGCCGGGCCGGACCTGGATTTTTATCCCTGCAGCCGTTATTGTCTGTGCCGGGATCATTTATGCCCAATTCAAAATACCCCGGCAAGAATGGTTGATGCGTTTGACCCTGGGGTTAATCGGCGGAGGTGCTTTGGGTAATCTTTATGACCGTTTGTTCATCGGTAAGGTCGTGGATTATCTTGATTTCCAAATCTGGCCCTTCGTCTTTAATTTCGCCGACAGCGCCATTGTCGTCGGTGTGGGGCTATTGATGATCTTGATGCTTTTTGAGGATCGCAAGGAGCGCAAAGCTGAGTAA
- a CDS encoding RluA family pseudouridine synthase, producing MNWEGLNTGLEAEELELELELENEEREHQEAEQKMEFRLAEGTRLDVGVTERVGKSRSFIQGLIEEGHVLVNGAARKANYKVRAMDQITVVIPPPRELKVEAENIPLEVLYEDEDVLVVNKPQGMVVHPAPGAWTKTMVNALLYHCRNLSGINGVLRPGIVHRIDKDTSGLLVVAKNDLAHQGLAEQIKAHSMARRYLAIVHGVVFEPSGTVDAPVGRDPADRKKMAVVFQNAKEAVTHYEVLERFRDFTLLEARLETGRTHQIRVHMAYLKHPVLGDPLYGPRKNLFGLQGQMLHAQLLGFQHPRSGEYMEFSAPASGLFQEVLEEIRRDELE from the coding sequence ATGAATTGGGAAGGGTTGAATACCGGATTGGAAGCTGAAGAGCTGGAACTGGAACTGGAGTTAGAGAACGAGGAGAGAGAACACCAGGAAGCGGAACAGAAGATGGAGTTCCGGCTTGCCGAAGGAACCCGCCTGGATGTGGGGGTTACGGAAAGGGTAGGCAAAAGCCGGTCTTTCATCCAGGGATTGATCGAGGAAGGCCATGTCTTGGTCAATGGGGCCGCCAGAAAAGCCAATTATAAAGTGCGGGCCATGGATCAGATTACGGTGGTGATTCCTCCTCCCAGGGAATTGAAGGTGGAAGCGGAGAATATTCCTCTGGAAGTTCTCTATGAGGATGAGGATGTCCTGGTCGTGAACAAGCCTCAGGGTATGGTGGTGCATCCGGCTCCGGGGGCCTGGACGAAGACCATGGTGAATGCCCTGCTTTACCATTGCCGGAATCTCTCGGGAATTAATGGGGTATTGCGCCCCGGCATTGTCCATCGTATTGATAAGGATACCTCGGGGCTTTTGGTCGTGGCCAAAAATGACCTGGCCCATCAAGGCTTAGCGGAGCAGATCAAAGCCCACAGTATGGCCAGACGCTATCTGGCTATTGTGCACGGAGTGGTGTTCGAGCCCTCAGGAACTGTGGATGCGCCTGTGGGCAGGGATCCCGCCGATCGTAAAAAGATGGCGGTGGTTTTTCAGAATGCCAAAGAGGCTGTGACTCATTATGAAGTCCTGGAGAGGTTCCGTGACTTTACCTTGCTTGAAGCCCGGCTGGAAACAGGCAGGACTCATCAGATTCGGGTCCATATGGCTTATCTCAAGCATCCTGTGCTGGGAGATCCTCTTTATGGACCAAGGAAGAATCTCTTCGGCCTGCAGGGGCAGATGCTTCATGCCCAACTTTTAGGGTTTCAGCATCCGCGCAGCGGGGAGTATATGGAGTTCAGCGCCCCGGCTTCCGGGCTGTTTCAAGAGGTTTTGGAGGAGATTCGCCGGGATGAGCTGGAATGA
- a CDS encoding winged helix DNA-binding domain-containing protein, translating into MTEININSQNIRLFRLYTHHLDRRREKNYIPAIAGACGMQNTPPGAWETALFNRISGCSLGDMNALLYTEKSLLQAWSFRGAPVVFPAEESDVFLSALVPGDSEDWIYTRGISGALDFLQMPFDELLGKLKQVMPWLDEQTIESKSTLDQTLAEGMLPLLPLEKRDLWNSPSMYGAPDRQTVGGAVVSFLLRPCAFLGLVVFGERIGISPTFTSYKSWLGQTLKPGGDAAKKLVRKFLHCYGPTTPYALASWLGCSEKQARRMWEAVSTELEPVRVGGKTAFILSEDKDLLCSPPSPQREWLLLGGHDPYLDQRDRHILLADQALHKQVWKTVTNPGAILQSGEIVGIWTSKKKSKGIEVKMTLWKDRSAEKQKIYDLIEEYVAFRQEKLLKIEQ; encoded by the coding sequence ATGACGGAGATAAATATAAATAGCCAAAACATCAGGTTGTTTCGTCTATATACCCATCATCTGGATAGGCGGCGTGAAAAGAATTACATCCCCGCAATCGCAGGTGCTTGTGGGATGCAAAACACCCCGCCCGGTGCGTGGGAAACTGCTTTGTTTAACCGCATTTCCGGTTGCAGCCTTGGGGATATGAACGCGCTTCTTTATACGGAAAAATCCCTCTTACAGGCGTGGAGCTTTCGTGGCGCGCCTGTGGTGTTCCCTGCTGAGGAAAGCGACGTATTTCTGTCCGCCCTCGTTCCTGGAGACAGTGAGGACTGGATTTATACTCGTGGGATTTCGGGGGCACTCGACTTTTTACAAATGCCTTTTGATGAATTACTGGGCAAGCTAAAACAGGTTATGCCATGGCTGGATGAGCAAACAATAGAAAGCAAAAGCACCCTTGACCAGACCTTAGCGGAAGGGATGCTGCCCCTTCTGCCTTTGGAAAAACGGGATTTATGGAACAGCCCTTCCATGTACGGGGCACCCGATCGGCAAACCGTTGGCGGGGCTGTGGTGTCTTTCCTGCTGCGGCCATGTGCCTTTTTGGGGTTGGTGGTATTCGGGGAACGCATCGGCATCAGTCCTACTTTTACCTCCTACAAGAGCTGGCTGGGGCAGACGCTTAAACCTGGCGGGGATGCGGCAAAAAAGCTGGTGCGGAAGTTTCTGCACTGTTATGGTCCCACCACCCCTTACGCTTTGGCGAGCTGGCTGGGCTGTTCGGAAAAACAAGCGCGGCGCATGTGGGAAGCTGTTTCCACTGAGCTGGAGCCGGTCAGGGTAGGTGGGAAGACAGCCTTTATTCTGTCTGAGGACAAGGATTTGCTGTGTTCTCCGCCCTCTCCGCAAAGGGAATGGCTTCTTCTCGGTGGGCACGATCCGTATCTTGACCAGCGTGACCGGCATATCCTGCTGGCTGATCAGGCCCTTCATAAGCAGGTTTGGAAAACAGTAACCAATCCAGGGGCTATTTTGCAATCAGGTGAAATCGTTGGTATTTGGACGAGCAAAAAGAAGAGCAAAGGTATAGAAGTCAAAATGACCTTGTGGAAGGATCGGTCTGCCGAAAAACAAAAGATCTATGACTTGATCGAAGAATACGTCGCTTTTCGGCAAGAAAAACTGCTGAAAATTGAGCAATAG
- the pyrR gene encoding bifunctional pyr operon transcriptional regulator/uracil phosphoribosyltransferase PyrR: MEGITKSKILDADGIRRAITRIAHEIVEKNKGTDGVVLVGIRRRGVPLAERIQQRIEEFEGVKLPLGILDITLYRDDLSLIDVQPVVHQTEVPFTIEGKTVVLVDDVLYTGRTARAALDATMDLGRAEKIQLAVLVDRGHRELPIRADYVGKNLPTSRREIVSVCIKEIDETEEVLLLERVDK, translated from the coding sequence TTGGAAGGAATCACAAAGAGCAAGATCCTTGACGCGGATGGAATTCGTCGGGCGATCACCCGGATAGCTCATGAAATTGTCGAGAAAAATAAAGGGACCGACGGAGTGGTCTTAGTGGGAATCCGCCGGCGGGGTGTTCCTCTGGCTGAGCGGATTCAGCAGCGGATCGAGGAATTTGAAGGGGTTAAGCTTCCTTTGGGAATTCTGGATATTACCCTATATCGGGATGATTTAAGTCTGATTGATGTTCAGCCTGTGGTTCATCAGACCGAAGTGCCCTTTACTATCGAAGGAAAAACAGTGGTCCTGGTGGATGACGTTCTCTACACGGGACGTACAGCCCGGGCGGCTCTGGATGCCACCATGGACTTAGGGCGGGCGGAAAAAATTCAGCTGGCTGTTCTCGTGGACCGGGGACATCGGGAACTCCCGATTCGTGCGGATTATGTGGGGAAAAACCTGCCTACCTCAAGGCGTGAGATTGTCTCCGTCTGCATTAAGGAGATTGATGAGACGGAAGAGGTCCTTTTGTTGGAGCGAGTGGATAAGTAA
- a CDS encoding aspartate carbamoyltransferase catalytic subunit, producing MGWSRKDLLHIEDLPAKEIQLILNTAKPMKEIMSRAVKKLPTFRGKSVYNLFFESSTRTRTSFETAAKILGADTSSLAVAQSSLNKGETLLDTVRTLQAMKPDLVVIRHSSSGAAQFLAKELKAGVINAGDGQHEHPTQALLDLYTMQERLGSVEGRKILLVGDILHSRVARSNVWALKNLGAEVVLVGPPTLLPPEIKSWGVKTTFNLDEELPGSDVIMALRLQLERQQSGLLPSMREYSQLYGITAERVRRTGKQTLIMHPGPVNRGVEIESSIANSSQSVIEEQVTNGVAVRMAIMYLLLGGGTAHVVD from the coding sequence ATGGGCTGGTCACGTAAAGATTTACTGCATATTGAAGATTTGCCTGCCAAGGAAATTCAACTCATCCTCAATACAGCCAAACCCATGAAAGAAATCATGTCCCGGGCAGTCAAGAAACTGCCCACCTTCCGGGGGAAATCGGTTTACAACCTGTTTTTTGAATCCTCGACCCGCACCCGGACTTCCTTCGAGACGGCGGCGAAGATTCTCGGCGCCGATACCTCCAGCCTGGCGGTGGCCCAAAGCAGTCTCAATAAAGGAGAGACCCTGCTGGATACAGTGAGGACCTTGCAAGCCATGAAACCGGATCTTGTGGTCATTCGCCACTCCAGTTCCGGCGCCGCCCAGTTTCTGGCCAAAGAACTCAAGGCCGGTGTGATCAATGCCGGGGATGGCCAGCATGAACATCCCACCCAAGCCTTGCTGGATTTGTATACCATGCAGGAGCGCCTGGGCAGTGTGGAAGGGCGTAAAATTCTCCTGGTGGGGGATATCCTCCATTCCCGGGTAGCCCGCAGCAATGTCTGGGCTTTGAAGAATTTAGGCGCGGAAGTGGTTCTGGTGGGGCCTCCCACCTTGCTGCCTCCTGAAATCAAATCCTGGGGAGTGAAAACGACCTTTAATCTGGATGAAGAACTGCCCGGAAGCGATGTGATTATGGCTCTGCGCCTGCAGCTGGAACGCCAGCAGTCGGGACTTTTGCCCAGCATGCGGGAATACTCTCAGCTCTATGGAATTACAGCCGAACGGGTCAGGAGGACAGGCAAACAGACCCTAATCATGCATCCCGGTCCTGTGAACCGGGGCGTGGAGATCGAGAGCAGCATCGCCAATTCCAGTCAATCGGTGATTGAAGAACAGGTGACCAATGGGGTTGCGGTGAGAATGGCCATTATGTATTTATTATTAGGAGGAGGAACCGCTCATGTGGTGGATTAA
- a CDS encoding dihydroorotase, producing the protein MWWIKNAQVVDPAQGLSGVYDVLIGEGKVLQLKKGLTEAEVKGECGEAEWQEIDAAGSYLFPGLIDVHTHLREPGREDKEDIASGSRAAVRGGFTTILAMPNTTPILDQKALVEYVVNQGKKVGLAKIHPIAAITKGQVGKELVEMVELAAAGAVGFSDDGRGVQQGEMMRLALEYAKLTSCPVISHCEDESLAHKGVMHRGIVSTRLGLKGIPSSSESVMVARDILLAEESGGKLHLAHISAKESVALIRKGKKRGVDVTAEVNPHHLLFTDEAVARTPYGTSYKVNPPLRTEEDRQALLEGLLDGTLDMLATDHAPHTWEEKTNPFDEAPFGISGLETALAAVWQELVTTGILPVELLIKAWSMNPAQRFQLPGGTLKVGGPADLILFDPEHTELIDVEYLASKGKNTPFLGQKLQGFPSKVWVDGRLVHEI; encoded by the coding sequence ATGTGGTGGATTAAAAATGCTCAGGTCGTTGACCCGGCTCAGGGACTTTCCGGTGTCTATGATGTTCTGATTGGAGAAGGAAAGGTTCTGCAGCTTAAAAAAGGACTTACCGAAGCTGAAGTCAAAGGGGAATGTGGAGAAGCGGAGTGGCAGGAGATTGATGCCGCAGGAAGCTATCTTTTCCCCGGATTGATCGATGTTCACACCCATTTGCGGGAACCGGGCCGGGAAGATAAAGAAGACATCGCCAGCGGCTCCCGGGCAGCCGTCCGGGGCGGGTTTACCACGATTTTAGCCATGCCCAATACCACACCCATTCTGGACCAAAAAGCCCTTGTGGAATATGTAGTGAACCAAGGAAAAAAAGTGGGTTTAGCCAAAATACATCCCATTGCCGCCATCACCAAGGGTCAGGTGGGAAAAGAACTGGTGGAGATGGTGGAACTGGCTGCCGCGGGAGCCGTAGGCTTTTCCGATGATGGCAGAGGAGTTCAGCAGGGGGAAATGATGCGCCTGGCTCTGGAGTATGCCAAACTGACCTCCTGCCCGGTGATCAGCCATTGCGAAGATGAGAGCCTGGCCCATAAGGGAGTGATGCACCGGGGAATCGTCAGCACCCGTCTGGGCTTAAAAGGAATTCCCAGCAGCTCGGAAAGCGTCATGGTGGCCCGGGATATTCTCCTTGCCGAAGAGAGCGGCGGCAAACTTCATTTAGCCCATATTTCCGCTAAGGAAAGTGTGGCCCTGATTCGTAAAGGGAAAAAGCGGGGTGTGGATGTGACTGCCGAAGTGAATCCTCATCATCTGCTCTTTACCGACGAGGCTGTGGCCCGGACTCCTTATGGAACATCCTATAAAGTCAATCCTCCCCTGCGCACGGAAGAGGACCGGCAGGCCTTGCTTGAAGGTTTGCTGGACGGGACCCTCGATATGCTGGCCACCGACCATGCCCCCCATACCTGGGAAGAGAAGACCAACCCCTTTGATGAGGCTCCTTTCGGAATTTCCGGTCTGGAGACCGCTTTAGCCGCGGTCTGGCAAGAGCTGGTGACCACCGGCATTCTGCCCGTAGAGCTCCTGATTAAGGCTTGGAGCATGAATCCCGCCCAGCGTTTCCAGCTGCCGGGGGGAACCTTAAAAGTCGGCGGGCCGGCGGATCTGATTCTTTTTGACCCCGAGCACACAGAGCTCATTGATGTAGAGTATCTGGCCTCCAAAGGCAAGAACACCCCTTTCCTGGGGCAAAAACTGCAAGGATTCCCCAGCAAGGTCTGGGTGGATGGCCGCCTGGTTCATGAAATTTGA
- the carA gene encoding glutamine-hydrolyzing carbamoyl-phosphate synthase small subunit has translation MAFLVLQDGTAFEGEGFGAWPADQEQDIQTGEVVFNTSMSGYQEMITDLSYTGQILVLTHPQIGNYGWHDEENEADKILLRGLVVRELSQGEGSAHGDRSLEEFCRLHNIWGLKGIDTRALTRHIRNQGTLPGVFAQTLEQGKKYWQEYANTSSAAEKEPHWVYQATVKESYEIPGSGPYVAVLDCGAKRNILRALQQRGLRIRVFPAWSSAEEILASSPKGVFISNGPGDPSGLPELIETVRTLLPKLPMMGICLGHQILALAAGGKTYKLPFGHRGGNHPVQDLRTGQTNMTAQNHGYAVAEDSLAGTGFQVNLRNLNDGTVEGMEHTQYPVYSVQYHPEGAPGPEENEMLFERFFGAVGA, from the coding sequence ATGGCGTTTCTCGTATTGCAGGACGGTACGGCTTTTGAAGGGGAAGGATTTGGAGCCTGGCCGGCAGATCAAGAACAAGACATCCAAACCGGGGAGGTGGTGTTTAACACCTCCATGTCGGGATATCAGGAAATGATTACAGACCTTTCCTACACGGGTCAGATTCTGGTCCTGACCCATCCCCAAATCGGCAATTACGGCTGGCATGATGAAGAAAATGAAGCGGATAAAATTCTGCTCAGAGGGTTGGTGGTGCGGGAGCTTTCCCAAGGGGAAGGCAGCGCCCACGGGGATCGTTCTTTGGAAGAGTTTTGCAGACTGCATAACATTTGGGGGCTGAAGGGAATCGATACCCGGGCCTTAACCCGCCATATCCGCAATCAGGGCACTCTGCCGGGAGTCTTTGCCCAGACACTGGAGCAAGGGAAAAAGTATTGGCAAGAGTACGCCAATACTTCCTCGGCTGCGGAGAAGGAGCCCCATTGGGTTTATCAGGCTACAGTCAAAGAGAGCTATGAAATTCCGGGGAGCGGGCCTTATGTGGCGGTCCTTGATTGCGGAGCGAAGCGCAATATTCTCCGCGCCCTGCAGCAAAGAGGATTAAGAATCCGGGTGTTCCCTGCGTGGAGCAGTGCGGAAGAGATTTTAGCCTCTTCCCCCAAGGGCGTGTTCATCAGCAATGGACCTGGGGACCCCAGCGGGCTGCCCGAGCTGATTGAGACGGTCCGGACATTGCTTCCTAAGCTGCCCATGATGGGGATTTGCCTTGGTCATCAGATCCTGGCCCTGGCTGCCGGGGGGAAAACCTATAAACTGCCCTTTGGCCACCGGGGAGGGAATCATCCCGTCCAGGATTTGCGCACAGGCCAAACCAACATGACGGCTCAGAATCACGGTTATGCTGTTGCGGAAGACTCTTTGGCCGGAACAGGGTTTCAAGTCAACCTGCGCAATTTAAATGATGGCACGGTGGAAGGAATGGAGCATACCCAGTATCCCGTTTATTCCGTTCAGTATCACCCGGAGGGAGCGCCGGGTCCGGAAGAGAATGAGATGCTTTTTGAAAGATTTTTCGGGGCTGTGGGAGCTTGA